CCGTATCGACAGTGATACGGGATATTCTCACTTCTGACTTGATTAAAATGCTATTTGACTCCCGCAAACTTTATCGCCGCTTCCAGAGCTATCTGCAGAACGTTTCGCCCGGTCTCGTTTCAAAGCTGGAACTCTATCGAGGACGCGTACCTCTATTCAGCAAGGCAGGTCTAGATGACCAGATCGAGAAGTCGACGAGGAGCCGTGTCTGGCTGAAGAGCGGCGCCTACCTTATAATCGAACACACGGAAGCTATGGTAGTGGCGGATGTCAACAGCGGCCGTTTTATCGGCAAGAGCAACCATGAAACAAATTCGCTGAAGATCAATCTCGAGGCGGCGCGCGGGATCGCACAACAGCTCAGGCTGCGGGATATCGGTGGTCTTATTGTCATCGATTTTATCGACATGCAAGAAGAGAAAAACAAGAAAAAGGTATATAACGAGCTGCGCAAAGAACTGCGCAAAGATCGTGCGAAGTTCGCTGTTTCGCCCATCAGTGATTTCGGGCTGCTGGAGATGACCCGCCAGCGTATCAGGCTTTCACTCCTTGATACCCTCAGCGATAAGTGTCCTACTTGCCGCGGCTCCGGTCGCATTGCATCCAAGGATGCTGTTATCACAAGAATCGACAACTGGTTGCGCAGTTTTCGCCAGAAGAATCGTGAACTGAGACTGCAACTGTATATCCACCCATCTTTGGCAGAATATCTTAAAGAATTGAGGAAAGACGTAATCCGAAAGTTCATGTGGCAGAACTTCGTTCATATCGATATCGAAGCGGATGAATCTCTACCACCAGATAGATTCCGCTTCTTCTCCAAGAAAAAAGGCGTCGAAATTACCGATCAAGTATAACTTGACAAATATAGTCATCTAAAGATAATTTCGTAGGCTTATTCATACTCGAGTTACGAAAACATGTACGCAAT
This is a stretch of genomic DNA from Candidatus Neomarinimicrobiota bacterium. It encodes these proteins:
- a CDS encoding Rne/Rng family ribonuclease gives rise to the protein MDKEIYVSETASERRIAVTEDNTLVELYIEKPNEQGMVGNIYKGQVENVIPGMQAAFVDIGFDINAFLPFSEISNPEYLKDASTSEEEDEGKNRKQIPPKEINVDLKSGQDILVQVIKEPFSGKGPRVTTSFAIPGHLVVIVPNASFIGISKKIWDKYEKRRLRKIVKGIVPKGMGIIVRTEAEGTSEKLIKKEVDQLIKNWNAMENKANHMQSPSLVHEDVETVSTVIRDILTSDLIKMLFDSRKLYRRFQSYLQNVSPGLVSKLELYRGRVPLFSKAGLDDQIEKSTRSRVWLKSGAYLIIEHTEAMVVADVNSGRFIGKSNHETNSLKINLEAARGIAQQLRLRDIGGLIVIDFIDMQEEKNKKKVYNELRKELRKDRAKFAVSPISDFGLLEMTRQRIRLSLLDTLSDKCPTCRGSGRIASKDAVITRIDNWLRSFRQKNRELRLQLYIHPSLAEYLKELRKDVIRKFMWQNFVHIDIEADESLPPDRFRFFSKKKGVEITDQV